The following proteins come from a genomic window of Micromonospora echinofusca:
- a CDS encoding winged helix-turn-helix transcriptional regulator: MEPRSGCPINAAVEVLGDRWALLVLRDVIFGDRRHFRALLTGSIEGIASNILADRLVRLVEAGILTRGTAMRGQRARYSLTEAGIRTVPVLYALGNWGLDWRPGTEKLQIRQRMMRDAGPAFIEELMDELRVRHLDAPPKPHDGPGPLDRLNAAYAEQKRRD, translated from the coding sequence GTGGAACCACGGTCCGGGTGTCCGATCAACGCGGCCGTCGAGGTGCTCGGAGACCGATGGGCGCTGCTCGTGCTCCGCGACGTCATCTTCGGCGACCGCCGCCACTTCCGGGCGCTGCTCACCGGGTCGATCGAGGGCATCGCCTCGAACATCCTCGCCGACCGCCTCGTGCGGCTCGTCGAGGCGGGGATCCTCACCCGCGGCACCGCGATGCGAGGGCAGCGCGCCCGCTACAGCCTCACCGAAGCCGGCATCCGGACGGTTCCGGTCCTCTACGCGCTCGGCAACTGGGGCCTCGACTGGCGCCCGGGCACCGAGAAGCTCCAGATCCGACAGCGGATGATGCGCGACGCGGGTCCGGCGTTCATCGAGGAGCTCATGGACGAGCTCCGGGTACGCCACCTCGACGCCCCGCCGAAGCCCCACGATGGCCCGGGCCCCCTCGACCGCCTGAACGCCGCCTACGCCGAGCAGAAACGCCGCGACTAG
- a CDS encoding phosphatase PAP2 family protein: MPRPGPTLRLARFVTELTAPAVLVSALTLAVGWHSTRGTHGLAWGLLATLFVSGIPFAYILGGVRRGRLTDHHVGIREQRRVPLLFGLCSVAAGLALLAVLGAPRPVLALAAAGLVGLVVAVTVSHWWKMSIHSAVAAGTVVVLVLTFGAGLLATAPLLALVGWSRVRLRDHTVPQVVAGLALGALVAALVFAPLR, from the coding sequence GTGCCCCGGCCCGGCCCGACCCTCCGGCTCGCCCGGTTCGTCACCGAGTTGACCGCGCCCGCCGTGCTGGTCTCGGCGCTGACGCTGGCGGTCGGCTGGCACAGCACCCGGGGCACCCACGGCCTCGCGTGGGGGCTGCTGGCCACGCTCTTCGTCAGCGGGATCCCGTTCGCGTACATCCTCGGCGGTGTGCGACGGGGCCGGTTGACCGACCACCACGTCGGGATCCGCGAGCAGCGCCGGGTCCCGCTGCTGTTCGGGCTCTGCTCGGTCGCCGCCGGGCTGGCCCTGCTCGCGGTGCTCGGCGCTCCGCGCCCGGTGCTGGCCCTGGCGGCGGCCGGGCTCGTCGGCCTGGTGGTCGCCGTGACGGTGAGCCACTGGTGGAAGATGTCGATCCACTCGGCGGTGGCCGCCGGCACGGTGGTCGTGCTGGTGCTCACGTTCGGGGCCGGGTTGCTGGCGACGGCGCCGCTGCTCGCACTGGTCGGCTGGTCCAGGGTCCGCCTACGCGACCACACCGTGCCCCAGGTGGTCGCGGGGCTCGCCCTGGGCGCCCTGGTGGCCGCCCTGGTCTTCGCCCCCCTGCGCTGA
- the pdhA gene encoding pyruvate dehydrogenase (acetyl-transferring) E1 component subunit alpha, whose protein sequence is MAKGDPGVSSRGRRAAPRSRKGATGDPQLVQLLTPEGERIESATGPDGTEYRVDFTDEEYRGLYRDLVLVRKLDAEATALQRQGELGLWASLLGQEAAQVGSGRALRTQDMAFPTYREHGVLYCRGIDPIMPLGLFRGVDQGGWDPNEFKFNMYTIVIGAQTLHATGYAMGVHMDGKTGTEDGEAVIAYFGDGATSQGDVNEAFVWASVFNAPLVFFCQNNQYAISEPLERQTRVPLYQRAGGFGFPGVRVDGNDVLASYAVTRHALDNARLGQGPSLIEAYTYRMGAHTTSDDPTRYRIASEVEAWQAKDPIARMKAFLEKQQIADADFFAAVDEQARTESVHLRERVLAMPNPDPVTMFDHVYPNGSPELDEQRAQFTKYMESFEGSAH, encoded by the coding sequence ATGGCAAAGGGCGACCCCGGGGTCTCCAGTCGCGGCCGACGGGCCGCACCCCGGTCCAGGAAGGGTGCGACCGGCGACCCGCAGCTGGTGCAGCTGCTCACCCCGGAGGGTGAGCGGATCGAGAGCGCGACCGGCCCGGACGGGACCGAGTACCGCGTCGACTTCACCGACGAGGAGTACCGCGGGCTCTACCGCGACCTCGTGCTGGTCCGCAAGCTCGACGCCGAGGCCACCGCGTTGCAGCGCCAGGGCGAGCTGGGCCTGTGGGCCAGCCTGCTCGGCCAGGAGGCCGCGCAGGTGGGCTCGGGACGCGCGCTGCGTACGCAGGACATGGCCTTCCCGACCTACCGGGAGCACGGCGTCCTCTACTGCCGGGGCATCGACCCGATCATGCCGCTCGGCCTGTTCCGGGGCGTCGACCAGGGCGGCTGGGACCCGAACGAGTTCAAGTTCAACATGTACACGATCGTGATCGGGGCGCAGACCCTGCACGCGACCGGGTACGCCATGGGCGTCCACATGGACGGCAAGACCGGCACCGAGGACGGCGAGGCGGTGATCGCCTACTTCGGCGACGGCGCCACCAGCCAGGGCGACGTCAACGAGGCGTTCGTCTGGGCCAGCGTCTTCAACGCCCCGCTGGTGTTCTTCTGCCAGAACAACCAGTACGCCATCTCCGAGCCGCTGGAGCGGCAGACCCGCGTGCCGCTCTACCAGCGGGCGGGCGGCTTCGGCTTCCCCGGTGTGCGGGTGGACGGCAACGACGTCCTCGCGTCGTACGCGGTGACCCGGCACGCGCTGGACAACGCCCGGCTCGGCCAGGGCCCCAGCCTGATCGAGGCCTACACCTACCGGATGGGCGCGCACACCACCTCCGACGACCCGACCCGCTACCGGATCGCCAGCGAGGTCGAGGCCTGGCAGGCGAAGGACCCGATCGCCCGGATGAAGGCGTTCCTGGAGAAGCAGCAGATCGCCGACGCGGACTTCTTCGCCGCCGTCGACGAGCAGGCCCGCACCGAGTCGGTGCACCTGCGCGAGCGGGTGCTCGCCATGCCCAACCCCGATCCGGTGACGATGTTCGACCACGTCTACCCCAACGGGTCCCCCGAGCTCGACGAGCAGCGGGCGCAGTTCACGAAGTACATGGAGTCGTTCGAGGGGAGCGCCCACTGA
- a CDS encoding alpha-ketoacid dehydrogenase subunit beta, with translation MATETLTLGKALNTGLRRALENDPKVVIMGEDVGKLGGVFRITDGLQKDFGDQRVIDTPLAESGIIGTAVGLAIRGFRPVCEIQFDGFVYPAYDQIVSQVAKMHYRSQGKVRIPMVIRIPFGGGIGAVEHHSESPEAYFAHTAGLKVVSCANPQDAYTMIQQAIASDDPVVFLEPKRRYWEKGPVELDAPLSGAYPLHSSRVVRTGTDATVLAYGPMVRTCLDAATAAAEDGRELEVIDLRSISPLDLAAAYESVKRTGRCVVVHEAPGNLGLGSEIAARITEECFYSLESPVLRVTGFDTPYPASRVEEEYLPDLDRVLDAVDRTFGW, from the coding sequence ATGGCCACGGAGACGCTCACCCTCGGCAAGGCCCTCAACACCGGTCTGCGCAGGGCCCTGGAGAACGACCCGAAGGTCGTCATCATGGGCGAGGACGTCGGCAAGCTCGGCGGCGTCTTCCGGATCACCGACGGCCTCCAGAAGGACTTCGGCGACCAGCGCGTGATCGACACGCCGCTCGCCGAGTCCGGCATCATCGGCACCGCGGTCGGCCTGGCCATCCGCGGCTTCCGGCCGGTCTGCGAGATCCAGTTCGACGGCTTCGTCTACCCCGCGTACGACCAGATCGTGTCGCAGGTGGCGAAGATGCACTACCGCTCGCAGGGCAAGGTGCGGATCCCGATGGTCATCCGGATCCCGTTCGGCGGCGGCATCGGCGCGGTCGAGCACCACTCGGAGTCGCCGGAGGCGTACTTCGCCCACACCGCCGGCCTGAAGGTGGTGTCCTGCGCCAACCCGCAGGACGCGTACACGATGATCCAGCAGGCCATCGCGTCGGACGACCCTGTCGTCTTCCTGGAGCCGAAGCGGCGCTACTGGGAGAAGGGCCCGGTCGAGCTGGACGCCCCGCTGTCGGGGGCGTACCCGCTGCACTCGTCCCGGGTCGTGCGGACCGGCACGGACGCCACGGTGCTGGCGTACGGGCCGATGGTGCGGACCTGCCTGGACGCGGCGACCGCCGCCGCCGAGGACGGCCGGGAGCTGGAGGTCATCGACCTGCGCTCGATCTCCCCGCTGGACCTGGCCGCCGCGTACGAGTCGGTGAAGCGCACCGGCCGCTGCGTGGTCGTGCACGAGGCCCCGGGCAACCTGGGCCTGGGCTCGGAGATCGCCGCCCGGATCACCGAGGAGTGCTTCTACTCCCTGGAGTCCCCGGTGCTGCGGGTGACCGGCTTCGACACCCCCTACCCGGCTTCCCGGGTGGAGGAGGAGTACCTGCCCGACCTCGACCGGGTGCTCGACGCCGTCGACCGCACCTTCGGTTGGTGA
- a CDS encoding dihydrolipoamide acetyltransferase family protein: MSRIKEFNLPDLGEGLTEGEILAWLVKVGDVIELNQPIVEVETAKAAVEIPAKWAGQVQAIFHPEGSTVEVGTPIIAIDTDPGAGPIEQSTTGAPASALPTPSAASLAAVEVAPAEGAVEPGLIGGPAPGGRTAVLVGYGPRTAAAKRRPRRGDAPVPAQATTPVAPTQPAPVVAAPSNGHGPAGGPVLAKPPVRKLAKDLGVDLSTLTGSGPLGSITREDVQRAASGATTVAEPLAVSAPATAAASFGADREQRIPVKGVRKLTAENMSRSAFTAPHVTEFLTVDVTRAMKALDRLRNRREWRDVRVSPLLLVAKAVLLAVKRHPMVNSTWAGDEIVVKDYVNLGIAAATERGLIVPNIKDAGRLSLRELADAMTDLVQTAKTGKTSPADMSGGTLTITNVGVFGVDTGTPILPPGESAILAFGAVREMPWVHKGKVKPRQVTTLGLSFDHRIIDGELGSKFLRDIGEFLADPEAALLAWT; encoded by the coding sequence ATGTCACGGATCAAGGAGTTCAACCTGCCCGACCTGGGCGAGGGCCTGACCGAGGGTGAGATCCTCGCGTGGCTCGTCAAGGTCGGCGACGTGATCGAGCTGAACCAGCCGATCGTCGAGGTGGAGACGGCCAAGGCGGCCGTCGAGATCCCGGCGAAGTGGGCCGGCCAGGTGCAGGCGATCTTCCACCCGGAGGGGAGCACGGTCGAGGTCGGTACGCCGATCATCGCGATCGACACCGACCCGGGCGCCGGGCCGATCGAGCAGTCGACGACCGGTGCGCCGGCCTCCGCCCTGCCCACCCCGTCGGCGGCGTCGCTGGCCGCGGTCGAGGTGGCGCCGGCCGAGGGCGCGGTCGAGCCGGGCCTGATCGGCGGTCCCGCCCCGGGCGGCCGTACCGCCGTGCTGGTGGGCTACGGCCCGCGCACCGCGGCGGCCAAGCGCCGCCCGCGCAGGGGCGACGCACCGGTGCCGGCCCAGGCTACGACGCCGGTCGCACCGACGCAGCCGGCCCCGGTGGTCGCCGCGCCGTCGAACGGTCACGGACCGGCCGGTGGGCCCGTGCTGGCCAAGCCGCCGGTACGCAAGCTCGCCAAGGATCTCGGCGTCGACCTGTCCACGCTGACCGGGTCGGGGCCGCTGGGCTCGATCACCCGGGAGGACGTACAGCGGGCGGCGAGCGGGGCCACGACGGTGGCCGAGCCGCTCGCGGTGTCGGCGCCGGCCACGGCGGCTGCGAGCTTCGGCGCGGACCGCGAGCAGCGCATCCCCGTCAAGGGGGTACGCAAGCTCACCGCCGAGAACATGTCCCGCTCGGCGTTCACCGCTCCGCACGTCACGGAGTTCCTCACCGTCGACGTGACCCGGGCGATGAAGGCCCTGGACCGGCTCCGCAACCGGCGGGAGTGGCGCGACGTACGGGTCTCGCCGCTGCTGCTGGTGGCCAAGGCGGTGCTGCTGGCGGTCAAGCGTCACCCGATGGTCAACTCGACCTGGGCCGGCGACGAGATCGTCGTCAAGGACTACGTCAACCTGGGCATCGCGGCGGCCACCGAGCGCGGGCTGATCGTGCCGAACATCAAGGACGCCGGCCGGCTCTCGCTGCGTGAGCTGGCGGACGCGATGACCGACCTGGTGCAGACGGCCAAGACCGGAAAGACCTCGCCGGCCGACATGTCCGGCGGCACGCTGACGATCACCAACGTCGGCGTGTTCGGGGTGGACACCGGTACGCCGATCCTGCCTCCGGGCGAGTCGGCGATCCTGGCCTTCGGCGCGGTCCGCGAGATGCCCTGGGTGCACAAGGGCAAGGTGAAGCCGCGTCAGGTCACCACGCTGGGCCTGTCCTTCGACCACCGCATCATCGACGGTGAGCTGGGCTCGAAGTTCCTGCGCGACATCGGGGAGTTCCTGGCCGATCCGGAGGCGGCGCTGCTCGCCTGGACCTGA
- a CDS encoding LppU/SCO3897 family protein: MTSEGTHHPGQQPDEVSPGAGGPAPYGDRPAQQDNGYGAGAPDLGWAPPPPSGRPNPPAWGAQGEQQQAPAWAAQAPQQTDPAQPGQWGPPSGSPQPAWPGAQEQSGPAWAAAAPPPQQPPHAGPEQPAWAPAEQASPAWAQPEPAARGAARVPQAAPAPQPWPAQDDPARSGGWNAAEQQQGEQARPGAWADGAAPDDRPPQADWAAQQDDPNRSGGWNAAGQQHDDPNRSGGWNGGGQQQDEQASPAWAQPEPAARGAARVPQAAPAPQPWPAQDDPARSGGWNAESPQDPAGSWPPAAQQDDPNRSGGWNGAEQQQDEQPGWDAGAEQRPDGNWTAPRDDQPQGDEWSARDERSARGAASVPPPQPDDRDANGWGAAQPAATPPGRASVPMPGDGGQQPWGSAPESLPQRGASGERPAVPDVEPWSADEAWGRAETGEPAPAQAGNGWEPERAEEPPIYQPAPGPGISPANAVPLPPQEQRVPGASLAAAPPADYAPPAQFAPEQPGRDGTPQAYEHEQPGWAQAGSRHDEPQSPAGPVVPAPRTSPEAGGRASVPSPEAADPAAGSVSASASVPLASRVMPPTDQALRPVGTPAPQPRVYGRPARPEPADEPEQDAPGGHRPDHPPAPSFNQGPEPRFGQGPDPQFDQDPRFGQGPDPRVDEPRFGQGQDNRFGQGQDNRFDQGPDEQFDRSPDSRFDQGPEARFDDRDRAPSGTAVFGAVAPMAPASPAAPPAFPPGVPSFVDPPASDRPVNGVRPHDSADRPADPFGTPSGGAAPGYGPAPTAAPTSGGAFPAAFPPPPQQPGPWDQGGPEQEQNRFDSFKPIAEPKAEPAPTPKVRNGRVLAAVLVAAVLILAVPLGLLMLLGKVGGDDPAPAFDPAVGSCVKKSGESAAAAQCGEAGAFTVVSKVDAKDKCADPTQPHVELQGGGTNRVLCLKPAGQ; encoded by the coding sequence ATGACGTCCGAGGGCACGCACCACCCCGGCCAGCAGCCGGACGAGGTGTCGCCGGGCGCCGGCGGACCGGCGCCGTACGGCGACCGCCCGGCACAGCAGGACAACGGCTACGGCGCCGGCGCCCCCGACCTGGGCTGGGCGCCCCCGCCCCCGTCGGGCCGACCGAACCCGCCGGCCTGGGGCGCGCAGGGTGAGCAGCAGCAGGCCCCCGCGTGGGCCGCCCAGGCGCCGCAGCAGACCGACCCGGCCCAGCCCGGCCAGTGGGGGCCGCCCAGCGGATCGCCGCAGCCGGCGTGGCCCGGCGCGCAGGAGCAGTCCGGCCCGGCGTGGGCCGCCGCCGCTCCTCCTCCGCAGCAGCCGCCGCACGCCGGCCCGGAGCAGCCCGCGTGGGCGCCGGCCGAGCAGGCGTCCCCCGCCTGGGCCCAGCCCGAGCCCGCCGCCCGTGGCGCCGCCCGGGTCCCCCAGGCCGCACCCGCCCCCCAGCCCTGGCCCGCCCAGGACGACCCGGCCCGCTCCGGCGGCTGGAACGCAGCCGAGCAGCAGCAGGGCGAGCAGGCACGTCCCGGCGCCTGGGCCGACGGTGCCGCGCCGGACGACCGCCCCCCGCAGGCCGACTGGGCCGCACAGCAGGACGACCCGAACCGCTCCGGCGGCTGGAACGCAGCCGGCCAGCAGCACGACGACCCCAACCGCTCCGGCGGCTGGAACGGCGGCGGCCAGCAGCAGGACGAGCAGGCGTCGCCCGCCTGGGCCCAGCCCGAGCCCGCCGCCCGTGGCGCCGCCCGGGTCCCCCAGGCCGCACCCGCCCCCCAGCCCTGGCCCGCCCAGGACGACCCCGCCCGCTCCGGCGGCTGGAACGCCGAGTCCCCTCAGGACCCGGCCGGCAGCTGGCCCCCCGCAGCGCAGCAGGACGACCCCAACCGCTCCGGCGGCTGGAACGGCGCCGAGCAGCAGCAGGACGAGCAGCCCGGCTGGGACGCCGGCGCGGAGCAGCGTCCGGACGGAAACTGGACCGCGCCCCGCGACGACCAGCCCCAGGGCGACGAGTGGTCGGCCCGGGACGAGCGCTCCGCACGGGGTGCCGCCTCCGTCCCCCCGCCGCAGCCCGACGACCGGGACGCCAACGGCTGGGGTGCCGCACAGCCCGCCGCCACCCCGCCCGGCCGCGCATCCGTCCCGATGCCCGGCGACGGCGGGCAGCAGCCGTGGGGTTCCGCCCCCGAGAGCCTGCCGCAGCGGGGTGCCAGCGGCGAGCGCCCGGCCGTACCGGACGTCGAGCCCTGGTCTGCGGACGAGGCGTGGGGTCGCGCGGAGACGGGCGAGCCCGCACCGGCCCAGGCCGGCAACGGCTGGGAGCCGGAGCGGGCCGAGGAGCCGCCGATCTACCAGCCCGCACCGGGGCCCGGCATCTCGCCGGCCAACGCCGTACCACTGCCGCCGCAGGAGCAGCGGGTGCCCGGCGCGAGCCTGGCCGCCGCGCCGCCCGCCGACTACGCCCCGCCGGCCCAGTTCGCCCCCGAGCAGCCGGGCCGCGACGGCACCCCGCAGGCGTACGAGCACGAGCAGCCGGGCTGGGCCCAGGCCGGCTCCCGGCACGACGAGCCGCAGTCGCCCGCCGGTCCGGTGGTCCCCGCACCCCGTACCTCGCCGGAGGCGGGCGGGCGGGCTTCCGTACCGTCGCCGGAGGCTGCCGATCCGGCGGCCGGCAGCGTGTCGGCGAGCGCCTCGGTGCCGCTGGCCAGTCGGGTCATGCCGCCCACCGACCAGGCACTGCGGCCGGTCGGCACGCCGGCGCCGCAACCCCGGGTGTACGGCAGGCCGGCCCGCCCCGAGCCTGCGGACGAGCCGGAGCAGGACGCCCCGGGCGGGCACCGGCCCGACCACCCGCCGGCGCCCAGCTTCAACCAGGGACCGGAGCCGCGCTTCGGGCAGGGGCCCGACCCCCAGTTCGACCAGGACCCGCGCTTCGGCCAGGGGCCGGATCCCCGCGTCGACGAGCCGCGCTTCGGCCAGGGCCAGGACAACCGGTTCGGCCAGGGCCAGGACAACCGCTTCGACCAGGGACCGGACGAGCAGTTCGACCGGAGCCCCGACAGCCGGTTCGACCAGGGTCCGGAGGCTCGCTTCGACGACCGCGACCGGGCGCCGAGCGGGACCGCCGTCTTCGGCGCGGTCGCACCCATGGCACCCGCCTCGCCGGCCGCGCCCCCGGCCTTCCCGCCGGGCGTGCCGTCCTTCGTCGACCCGCCGGCCAGTGACCGGCCGGTGAACGGGGTCCGGCCGCACGACAGCGCGGACCGGCCCGCCGACCCGTTCGGTACGCCGTCCGGCGGCGCGGCACCCGGCTACGGGCCCGCCCCGACCGCCGCGCCCACGTCGGGCGGCGCGTTCCCGGCGGCGTTCCCGCCGCCCCCGCAGCAGCCCGGCCCCTGGGACCAGGGCGGCCCGGAGCAGGAGCAGAACCGCTTCGACTCGTTCAAGCCGATCGCGGAGCCGAAGGCCGAGCCCGCCCCCACGCCCAAGGTCCGCAACGGCCGGGTGCTCGCGGCGGTGCTGGTCGCGGCGGTGCTCATCCTGGCGGTACCCCTGGGCCTGCTCATGCTGCTCGGCAAGGTCGGCGGCGACGACCCGGCCCCGGCGTTCGACCCGGCGGTCGGCAGCTGCGTGAAGAAGTCGGGCGAGAGCGCGGCGGCGGCGCAGTGCGGCGAGGCGGGCGCCTTCACCGTGGTCTCCAAGGTGGACGCGAAGGACAAGTGCGCCGACCCGACCCAGCCGCACGTGGAGCTCCAGGGCGGCGGGACCAACCGGGTGCTCTGCCTCAAGCCGGCAGGCCAGTAA
- a CDS encoding FG-GAP repeat domain-containing protein, producing the protein MLYERNLRRWGARVLFAAALLIGSIAVTPPAVVHAKSPTTNVQFGMAWVDFNADGKADYCSDWSSTELRCVLSTGIGLGQRITGFNQDPGYQEGRAWVDFNGDGRVDYCRVVAAGGKSLSCTLSNGTSFGSTYTSGGLDPGWTAGQAWVDFNADGRADFCRVIGTWSQKVQCTVSTGTGFGATYTSGNIDAGWDAGRDWADVNGDGRADYCRVVSSSKLQCTLSTGTGFGTTFTSANLDGGWDDSRDWVDFNGDGRVDYCRVVGNFSKSVQCTLSTGNNFGSTITSAAMDVGYWVTRGWADFNGDGRLDFCRITNALGVCTVSNGSSFGVTYSHPSGNYSYISGNGWVDLNGDGRADHSTVEEQTTFYLSTGTGWGGPLISPPPSA; encoded by the coding sequence ATGCTGTACGAACGAAACCTCAGAAGATGGGGGGCTCGTGTGCTGTTTGCCGCCGCTCTCCTCATCGGTTCCATTGCCGTTACGCCGCCAGCCGTCGTGCACGCCAAATCGCCAACCACCAACGTTCAGTTCGGCATGGCCTGGGTCGACTTCAACGCCGACGGGAAGGCTGATTACTGCTCTGACTGGTCGTCTACGGAACTGAGGTGTGTACTTTCAACGGGTATCGGCCTCGGCCAGCGGATCACGGGGTTCAACCAGGACCCTGGTTACCAGGAGGGGCGGGCCTGGGTCGACTTCAACGGTGATGGTCGGGTCGACTACTGCCGGGTGGTCGCGGCCGGAGGTAAATCTCTGTCCTGCACCCTGTCGAACGGCACGTCGTTCGGGTCGACGTACACGTCAGGAGGGCTCGACCCGGGCTGGACCGCGGGTCAGGCCTGGGTCGACTTCAACGCGGACGGGCGTGCCGACTTCTGTCGGGTGATCGGGACCTGGAGCCAGAAGGTCCAGTGCACCGTCTCCACGGGCACCGGCTTCGGCGCCACCTACACCTCCGGCAACATCGACGCGGGCTGGGACGCCGGCCGGGACTGGGCGGACGTCAATGGGGACGGCCGAGCCGACTACTGCCGCGTCGTCAGTTCCAGCAAGCTGCAGTGCACGCTCTCCACGGGCACGGGGTTCGGCACCACCTTCACGTCCGCCAACCTGGACGGCGGATGGGACGACAGCCGTGACTGGGTCGACTTCAACGGCGACGGGCGGGTCGACTACTGCCGGGTTGTCGGCAATTTCTCGAAGTCGGTCCAGTGCACGCTCTCGACGGGCAACAACTTCGGGTCGACCATCACCTCGGCTGCCATGGATGTCGGCTATTGGGTCACCCGAGGATGGGCCGACTTCAACGGTGACGGCCGCCTCGACTTCTGTCGGATCACCAACGCTCTCGGCGTCTGCACGGTGTCGAACGGCAGTTCCTTCGGCGTCACCTACTCGCACCCGTCCGGGAACTACAGCTACATCAGTGGGAACGGGTGGGTGGACCTCAATGGAGACGGGCGAGCCGACCACTCGACTGTTGAGGAGCAAACCACCTTCTACCTCTCCACCGGGACGGGTTGGGGCGGTCCTCTGATTAGTCCCCCCCCAAGCGCCTGA